The segment TAGCTGGGGAGATTGCATTTGTATTTGCAATGGGAATGTGGGTGACAAGCTTTCCTCGCGTGAGGCGAAAGATGTTTGAGGTTTTCTTCTATACCCACCATCTCTATGGGTTCTATATCTTCTTCTATGTACTGCATGTTGGCGCTGCCTACTTCTGCATGATCCTTCCTGGAATATACCTTTTCTTTATTGATCGGTTCTTGAGATTCCTACAGTCCAGACGAAGGGCTAGATTAGTCTCTGCACGCATCTTACCTTGTGACACTGTTGAACTGAACTTCTCCAAGAGCCCAGGTATAAAACAACAATAATCAATGTGTACATTTACTACTATTCCACATTTAACATGCAATTTTGCCTCCCAGGGTTGATTTATAATCCCACAAGcatattgtttttaaatgtgCCTAGCATTTCCAAGCTTCAGTGGCACCCTTTTACAATTACTTCTAATTGTAATATGGAGCCAGATAAGCTCAGCATTGTCATCAAACGCGAGGGAAGTTGGTCCCAAAAGCTTTACCAGGAACTTTCTTCTTCTGTGGATTACCTTAATGTTTCTGTTGAAGGACCTTATGGTCCTACTTCCTCTCATTTTTTGAGGTCAGTTTTAACCATGAAAGACTTCCCTACTATAGTACTGCAAAGGGTCTAGCTTCTAAATTATAACATATGGTATAAACTGTTACAAATTTTACAACACATAacttttacaaattgatatgacaatgaatataatttgtagatttcaaaaacataataaattaactttatttttttgttgtgattagtgacaaatcaatttataaatattatattgtaAAATTCATTATTATGGGACCATTTGGTAACATTATTCtagtaatgttatttgtattttttagaaatacgtatgagtgaaaaagtgtatggagatacgtataatgttgtttaaaaaatgaatagtattgCTCAAATAACCATACCAAACGCCCCTATATGTTTATGACTTTGAATTGCTTTGTCATTTAATATGATTGATCTTTGTTTGGCACTAGGCATGAGTCCTTGGTGATGGTGAGTGGAGGAAGTGGCATTACTCCTTTTATCTCCATAATTCGCGAGATCATTTTCCGAAGCCAAAGTGAAGAATTAGATGTTCCGCCAGTTCTCCTAATTTGTGCATTCAAGAACTTGGCAGATCTCACCATGTTAAATCTCTTACTTCCTATctcagacacacacacacagatttCCAAAATGCAGTTGCAAATAGAAGCCTATGTGACCAGAGAGAATGAGCAGACTTTTACAGATTCCGAAAAGCACCTCCAAACCATTTGGTTCAAGTCAGATCCATTTGACTCGCCTATTTCTGCAGCTCTAGGCCCAAACAACTGGTTATGGCTTGGTGCAATAATCTCATCATCATTTGTCATGTTCCTTCTCATTTTGGGCATTTTCACTCGTTACTACATTTTCCCTATTGAACAAGAAACCTATGAGCCTTACCATTTCACCTTGAGAGCTCTTTGGGAcatatttttggtttgtaccTGCATTTTTATAGCTTCTAGTGCAATCTTTCTTTGGTGCAAGAAACAAAATGCCAAGGAATATGAGCGAATCCTAAACCTGAAAGCTCCAACACCACCAACTTCACCATGGTCTCAATTTTATGTTGCGGATAGGGAGCTTGAAAGCCTTCCTCATCAGTCCCTTGTTCAAGCCACCAAGGTGCATTTTGGTGCAAAGCCTGATCTTAAGGGTAAGTTCCACTACCACACCCATATATGAGAGTAAATGTGCACAcggccttcttttttttcttttttatttatttttttttttttttgagaataaggtaagtcaattttatttcgGCAAATCAGACtggaaaacatcatccaaatcCTGTGGTAGTTCTTCTAACCACACATCAATATCAGCAGTTAAAACTGCTCTTCTTGCCAGGGAGTGGGCTAAATTGTTACCCCCCCTACTAACATGGCAGAAACTACAAGCTTGCAAATAAAGACTAGCTATTTTAATATCTTCTATAATGTGACCCCACTGAATCCTACACTGTTTTGGACTATTGATGGCTTCAATTACCTTTAGTGAGTCACCCTCCACTACCACTTGTGTGAGACTTATCTCCTACGCCAAAAGGATAGCACGTCGGGCAGCCATGGCTTCCACCGATTCTACAGAGCTGGGGAGCGGAATATTCTGACTTAGAGCTGCGATTATCATTCCTTCCACATCCCTAACTACCACCCCCAGACCTACTCTACCAGAACTTTCGAAGACGGCACCGTCGAAATTCAGCTTATAAAAACCAGCACTTGGCGGCGTCCATGGCGGTCTTGTGCGAGACACCCTAGACCGAAATGGACGATCCTGAACGTCCCAAAATTCCTGTAACAGCTCACGAGCTCGCTGCACCGTCTCCCCTACTCCCCAAACACTTTGCTTCTCCCTCAGTTTATTCCGCCTCATCCAAATGCTCCAAGCAACCATCAAAAACAGAGCAGCTATGGCTGGGCTTGCATTAGCTAAAACCGCTGAAACAAGATCgccaaaatttctaaaaatcttTGGTCAGAATGGACAGAAAGATGGCTCCGAAAGCCAGATACATTTAACCCGATCACACAGCCAAAGACAGTGAATAGTATCTTTGGTGTGTTCTTCACAGAGGCTGCAAATGTTCTCAGGGAGAATGTGCCGTGTAAATAGATTGAGCTTGGTGGGTAAAGACTCATTTGAGGCTCTCCATATAAAGTGCTTAACTTTATTTGGAACTTGCATATCCCAAATTCTATTCCAAAAGGATTTGCAACCCCCTGTAGCGGACGGACTGGGCAGAGCAGCTCTGGTCTCAGCGGCCATCAACTGATAAGCACTTCTAACAGTGTAGCTTCCATCCGTGGTGTGTGGCCATATAAGCAAGTCCTCCATCGGATAATGGCTGACAGGAATTCCTTGAATGCTCTCGGCTTCCCACGGTAAGAAATTTTGTTCAATGATCTCCTTATTCCAAACTCTTGTGTCAGGGATGAAGAGATCCTTTACTGTGATCAGAGAAGGATCAAGTTGAGGAGATACAATCTGGCCTCCCCCTGAAGACTCCAGCCAACGGTGCTTCCATATGTTGATCCCTGAACCATCTCCTATTCTCCACCGTGCTCCCTTGCAAATAACCTCCCTAGCCTGtaaaatacttttccaagcaAAGGAACTTCGCGGGTTGAACTCAGCATCCAAGATACTCCCCACTGGAAAATATTTCGGTTTAAAGACTTTATACAGTAACGTGTCCTTCTCATGGTAAAGTCTCCAAACCTGTTTACCAAGAAGTGCATCATTAAATTGTCGAAGAACACGAAATCCCATACCCCCAAGAGACTTTGGAGAGCATAAAGTACTCCACTTCACCCACTGCATTCTTCTTGTATTATCTTGAtttccccaccaaaattttcggATCATCGTCTCAATATCCTTGATTAAACCAATTGGTAACCGAAACACACTCATCGAATAAGTGGGAATAGATTGAATAACCGCCTTTATCATGACTTTTTTTGCTGCTTGAGAGAGTAActtttccttccacccttgcATTTTTGCCCAAATCCGTTCCTTGATCTGAATGAAGCAAGCTTTTTTTTGTCTCCCCACAAATGACGGCAAGCCCAAGTATTTCTCATAGTGCTTGATAGCTGGCACCCCTAGCAATACCTTGATTTCTTGTTGAACCTCCTCCGATGTGTTTCTGCTAAAGAAGAGGGTTGTTTTGTCCTTATTCACCAATTGGCCAGATGCACCTTCATACCAATGAAGTAGTTGCTGGATTTTTTGACATTCATTTTTGTTGGCCctgcaaaacaaaaggcaatcatctgcaaaaaagagATGAGTAATCTTTGGCTCTTGGCGACATAGAGATAAACCCCTTACCTCCCCATTATCCACTGCTTTGTTAAGAAGAGCATTTAGACCTTCCGcacaaaacaagaagagaaaGGGGGAAAGGGGGTCACCTTGCCTCAACCCTCTGGATGGTTGAATAAACCCTCTTGGTTCACCATTTAAGAGTATGGAATAAGTCACTGTAGAAACACACTGCATAATCATAGCCACCCATGAATCCTGAAACCCCATCTTTAACATgattttttctagaaaactCCACTCCACTCTATCATAGGCCTTGCTCATATCTAATTTCAAAGCCATAGAACCTTCCCTTCCCGAGCTTTGAGTTTTCATATAATGCAGGGATTCAAAGGCAATCAAGATGTTATCTGTAATAAGTCTATCAGCAATGAAAGCACTTTGAGCTTCTGAAACTATAGAATTCAGAAAGGGTTTTAACCGATTGGCAATAACTTtgctaataattttataaatcacGTTGCATAAACTGATGGGTCTAAATTCCGAAACCAATTCAGGATTATTAACTTTTGGAATCAAAGTAATGAAAGTGTGATTGATGGATTTGAGGAGAGTACCAGAATTTAGGCAAGATAGCACCGCTTCTGTAACTTCTGGGCCAATGTGCTGCCAAAAGGATTGGTAAAATAGGGGTGGCATTCCATCAGGTCCTGGTGCCTTCAAAGGAGCCATTTGTTTGATAGCAATATCAACTTCCTCCATACTATATGGTTTCACCAATTCTGCATTCATATCTACTGTGACTACCCTTTTAACCCCTTCAAGGACTCGGTCAAGATCATGGAAATGTGATTGAGTAAACAATCTGGTATAGTACTCCACAAAGATTTCCGAAACCACTTCCTCATCTCTCTGCCAGACTCCTTCACCATCTTTGATAcccttaataaaatttttcctcttcctttgaGTAGCCACCCCATGAAAATATCTTGTATTTTTGTCACCCTTCGCCACCCACTGTGTTCTGGCTCTCTGCCTCCACATTTTGCTTTCTCTATCCAGCAAGACATTAAGTTCCCTTCGCAACTGAACAACCATCCCATAACTCCCACCCTTGGCTGCTTCCTCTTCAGCTTTCCACAACCTCTCCTTTTTATTAGCAATCTGTTTCTTGACGTTACCAAAATGATCTTTGCTCCAAGACCTAAGCATCTTTTTACACCTCTTGAGTTTTTTGGACACTTTAAACATGGGGTTGCCTTCTTGTGAAATCTCCCAAGCTCTTAGAACCGTATCACTACAGCCCCTATCTGCTAGCCACATTTCTTCAAAACGAAAGGGACGCCGAAACCACCTTTGTGACTCACTGTTAGGATCAAAAACCAGTTTAATGGGACAATGATCAGAGGAAAAACAATGAAGATGGCGGACTTGAGCTACTGGGAATTTGGCTAGCCAGTCATAGTTGGCCACCCCCCTATCTAAACGTTCCCAAATCAGGTGACCGTGTCTCCTACTGTGCCACGTAAATTCTGGTCCTGTGAAGCCAAGATCCACAAAACCGCAAACATCCAACACATCACGGAAAGCTTGCATCAGTACATGCGGCCTGATTCTACCACCTCTCTTCTCCTCCAACTGTAGAATTTCGTTAAAGTCTCCCATACAACACCACGGTAAGTGCGATTTTGATCGTAACATACTTAACATACTCCATGCTTCCTCCCTATAATGAGTGTTGGGTTCACCATAGAATCCGATGAAGCGCCAAGGTTCCTGACTTGTTCCATTCACCACTGCGTCTATATGGTACTTAGAGAAGCTGTCTACCCATACCGAAATATCTGATTTCCATAAAAGAGCCAAACCACCGCCCCTACCCGAACTAGGAACAGTGAACAAGCCTGCATATTTGATCTTACACCGTAACTTTTCTAATCGTTTTCTTCCAGACCAGGTTTCCAACAAGAAAACAATTAGGGGATCTTGTGCTCGAATAATGGTTTCAAGCTCATCCTCTGCCagtgggttcccaagcccacggcAGTTCCAAGCAAGGCAACTCATTGCTCTCGGCGGGGCTGTCCCGCAGCCTCCGCTGTTTGCTGTTGTGTTGTGTCAAAGGAACATAACTTCTTCTTCAAAACCCCAACTTCCATTTCATCCTCCTCGTCACGTACTGCTCTTTTTCTCTACATGGGTGTATTCTGGACTTCTACATAAGGCCGGTCACTAACTAATCTCTTCCACCCACGAGCCTTAAATTCATTTCCTTGTAGGCTTTTTACTGGGGGCATATCTTCATCTTCACTTAAAGCACGGCCCTTATTTCCCAGCATGGTTGATATTTTATGGGCCTCAGCTTGGCCCAAAAAGGATGTATGTCCATTTGAATTAAGATCCACCACGGTCTTATCATATTTTGAAATAGCTTCGTCAATCCCGTGTAACGTCTCCTGAAAATCCGTTACTCCGCAAGAATCACGTTCTGCATTAAATTTCGTACCTGGGATTACGGTAACGGAATTTGCGCCTGTTTCCTTGTTTGTAGGAAACGGTCCACTGGTCTCCTCCTTCTGCCGGCGATTCCGGTCGTTCACAGGGCTGTTACCATTCCCACTCTGGTGTCCTAAATCTTCCACTACCTCTCCGATTGCCCCCTGGTCCGATCCACCATGCTTAAGGTTCACCTCATCTTCGCCACCCACCCGGATTGCCGAGCATTTTTTTGTGTTGAACAACGGGGCACGGAGCCATGCACCGAATTGTCTGTCACTTTCAGTAAGTGACCCGTTGCTCCTAACCCATAGCTCACAGTCTTTGTCACTGTGAGAAAGTTTTCCGCACCAGTAGCACATTATCGACAGCCGCTCGTACTTGAAGCGTATCCAGCCAATCTCTCCATCCTCTCTACGGAGttttcgtcctcggcacagtGGCTTTGAAGTATTAACCCGTACTTTAATTCGCATGAACGTATTGCCATCTTGATTGCCCCAGTCCCGAATACCCGGTTGCACTTCCCCACAGACCTTACCGATCTCAGCAGCCGCTTCTGGAGTCATATCGCAGACTGGGATGTCGTGGATTTGAACCCAGAAAGCCGTTCGGTCAAACACTAAATCCTTCACCGCACCGTTTTTCTCCAACCTGCACAGAGAAACTAGATACTTATCATAACTCCAAGGCTCACCTAGCAATACCCTGTCCGCATCTGTTTTGTCCGAAAATACAAAGAGAACTACGTGATTGCCCATATCTTTGACTTCAAAACCCTTCTTCGTTAACCATAGTTGTTTAAAGGTTCGCGGAATGGCTTCCATATTGAGTACACGTCGTGTGTGAAACTTGGCCACTATAACCTTTCCTCCAAGTGCTTCTACTGGCTTACCACTGTACTCACTATGCCTTATAAATTTATGTGTCACCACTAACCAAAAGAGCATAATtcaatcatttatttatttagttattaaaGTGACACCAATCacgtatatgtatatatattattatatcaGTTTGTAGGTCTTTTGTAGTAAATTGATAGTAACTTAAGCATTTTTCCACGATTAATATGTTTGGTGACATTCTTGCATTGTAGAAATTCTGCCTAGGTGCGAAGGATCAGATATTGGAGTCTTAGTTTGTGGCCCAAGGACAATGCGACATGAGGTTGCCAAAATTTGTTCGTCTGGGTTGGCAGATAATTTGCATTTTGAGTCCATCAGCTTTAATTGGTGATGTATTTGGAAGGTGATTGTGTTCGATATAGCATTGCAGACAATCTACTTTTAACGTAGGGGATGCGATGTTGGAAACTTTTAAGCCCATAGCTCAAGAAATGTTTTGACATTTGTAAATATTTGCTCACCCTGTTTGATAGATAATTGAATTATTTCAGGACTACAAGCTACACTGGAAGGGGATTCTTTGCTGGTGGTGCAGTCCCTTGCCGATGATGCTCTGAGTTTTGCTGGTTTTGGTAGCTTAATTTA is part of the Quercus robur chromosome 9, dhQueRobu3.1, whole genome shotgun sequence genome and harbors:
- the LOC126698186 gene encoding ferric reduction oxidase 4-like isoform X2, which produces MSMGTALRMIFLVVFIGWLMVWVLLPTTIYTQAWTPKLNCKLNSTYFGEQGTNLLLFSFPMMFIAALGCVYLHVQQESKKINSKSVVKSHRLAFSKRPLLVMAPLGIVTATELAFSAMFIALLIWSLFNYIHYYTFDHPFVHKAGEKLWQTRFRSVSFILGYVGNICWAFLFFPVSRGSSILPLAGLTSESSIKYHIWLGHLSMILFAAHTIGFIVYWGTTHQMAEMLEWRKDWVPNVAGEIAFVFAMGMWVTSFPRVRRKMFEVFFYTHHLYGFYIFFYVLHVGAAYFCMILPGIYLFFIDRFLRFLQSRRRARLVSARILPCDTVELNFSKSPGLIYNPTSILFLNVPSISKLQWHPFTITSNCNMEPDKLSIVIKREGSWSQKLYQELSSSVDYLNVSVEGPYGPTSSHFLRHESLVMVSGGSGITPFISIIREIIFRSQSEELDVPPVLLICAFKNLADLTMLNLLLPISDTHTQISKMQLQIEAYVTRENEQTFTDSEKHLQTIWFKSDPFDSPISAALGPNNWLWLGAIISSSFVMFLLILGIFTRYYIFPIEQETYEPYHFTLRALWDIFLVCTCIFIASSAIFLWCKKQNAKEYERILNLKAPTPPTSPWSQFYVADRELESLPHQSLVQATKVHFGAKPDLKGLQATLEGDSLLVVQSLADDALSFAGFGSLIY
- the LOC126698186 gene encoding ferric reduction oxidase 4-like isoform X3 encodes the protein MSMGTALRMIFLVVFIGWLMVWVLLPTTIYTQAWTPKLNCKLNSTYFGEQGTNLLLFSFPMMFIAALGCVYLHVQQESKKINSKRWQTRFRSVSFILGYVGNICWAFLFFPVSRGSSILPLAGLTSESSIKYHIWLGHLSMILFAAHTIGFIVYWGTTHQMAEMLEWRKDWVPNVAGEIAFVFAMGMWVTSFPRVRRKMFEVFFYTHHLYGFYIFFYVLHVGAAYFCMILPGIYLFFIDRFLRFLQSRRRARLVSARILPCDTVELNFSKSPGLIYNPTSILFLNVPSISKLQWHPFTITSNCNMEPDKLSIVIKREGSWSQKLYQELSSSVDYLNVSVEGPYGPTSSHFLRHESLVMVSGGSGITPFISIIREIIFRSQSEELDVPPVLLICAFKNLADLTMLNLLLPISDTHTQISKMQLQIEAYVTRENEQTFTDSEKHLQTIWFKSDPFDSPISAALGPNNWLWLGAIISSSFVMFLLILGIFTRYYIFPIEQETYEPYHFTLRALWDIFLVCTCIFIASSAIFLWCKKQNAKEYERILNLKAPTPPTSPWSQFYVADRELESLPHQSLVQATKVHFGAKPDLKEILPRCEGSDIGVLVCGPRTMRHEVAKICSSGLADNLHFESISFNW
- the LOC126698186 gene encoding ferric reduction oxidase 4-like isoform X1, which gives rise to MSMGTALRMIFLVVFIGWLMVWVLLPTTIYTQAWTPKLNCKLNSTYFGEQGTNLLLFSFPMMFIAALGCVYLHVQQESKKINSKSVVKSHRLAFSKRPLLVMAPLGIVTATELAFSAMFIALLIWSLFNYIHYYTFDHPFVHKAGEKLWQTRFRSVSFILGYVGNICWAFLFFPVSRGSSILPLAGLTSESSIKYHIWLGHLSMILFAAHTIGFIVYWGTTHQMAEMLEWRKDWVPNVAGEIAFVFAMGMWVTSFPRVRRKMFEVFFYTHHLYGFYIFFYVLHVGAAYFCMILPGIYLFFIDRFLRFLQSRRRARLVSARILPCDTVELNFSKSPGLIYNPTSILFLNVPSISKLQWHPFTITSNCNMEPDKLSIVIKREGSWSQKLYQELSSSVDYLNVSVEGPYGPTSSHFLRHESLVMVSGGSGITPFISIIREIIFRSQSEELDVPPVLLICAFKNLADLTMLNLLLPISDTHTQISKMQLQIEAYVTRENEQTFTDSEKHLQTIWFKSDPFDSPISAALGPNNWLWLGAIISSSFVMFLLILGIFTRYYIFPIEQETYEPYHFTLRALWDIFLVCTCIFIASSAIFLWCKKQNAKEYERILNLKAPTPPTSPWSQFYVADRELESLPHQSLVQATKVHFGAKPDLKEILPRCEGSDIGVLVCGPRTMRHEVAKICSSGLADNLHFESISFNW